From Topomyia yanbarensis strain Yona2022 chromosome 1, ASM3024719v1, whole genome shotgun sequence, one genomic window encodes:
- the LOC131676876 gene encoding uncharacterized protein LOC131676876, with the protein MGSWTRPPTVAYPRVWLTFESRDVDEPVGSGRLVKYRVQDLPLERVEDAIEHMKKFFLRDEPMCSSVGLYKDPVGLEEFSELWRKVAAQKCAVVCFREGSDEIVGLNMLTVVSKDSPKEYKFKSAGLQMVTESYGGILKQAEIFEKYNVDHYLSAWGLSVSPKYRGRGVATELLRARIPLCRAMGLRVTVTLFSHPGSQIPAAKVGFYDEIVVTYQQLAEQGYHFPGVTHELNKLMTMTVE; encoded by the exons ATGGGCTCCTGGACTCGTCCCCCTACCGTCGCTTACCCCCGGGTTTGGCTTACCTTCGAGTCACGTGACGTGGACGAACCGGTCGGTAGCGGTCGGTTGGTGAAGTACCGCGTTCAGGATTTACCGCTCGAACGCGTTGAAGATGCAATCGAACACATGAAAAAGTTTTTCCTTCGTGATGAACCAATGTGCAGCAGTGTGGGACTGTACAAGGATCCGGTGGGACTGGAAGAGTTTAGCGAGCTTTGGCGGAAAGTTGCCGCCCAGAAGTGCGCGGTCGTTTGCTTCCGAGAGGGATCGGATGAAATTGTCGGGCTCAACATGTTGACGGTTGTTTCGAAGGATTCCCCGAAGGAGTATAAG TTTAAAAGCGCCGGTCTGCAAATGGTGACCGAGTCGTACGGAGGAATTTTGAAGCAAGCTGAAATTTTCGAAAAGTACAATGTGGACCACTATCTGTCGGCTTGGGGACTTTCCGTCAGTCCCAAATACCGCGGACGGGGAGTTGCGACGGAGCTGCTCCGGGCACGGATTCCGCTCTGTCGAGCGATGGGACTGCGGGTGACGGTGACGTTGTTTTCGCACCCTGGATCACAGATACCGGCCGCGAAGGTTGGATTCTACGATGAGATTGTGGTGACATATCAGCAGTTGGCGGAACAGGGCTATCACTTTCCGGGTGTTACTCACGAGTTGAACAAGCTAATGACCATGACGGTGGagtag